The segment AATTGAGCATATTGCCTTGGAAATTCAAACACTTGCCGGAATGGAAACCGGTTTCGGAAGAACACGCGAAACCAAAACTCCCGGAATATACAATGTAGTTTTTAGTTATACCGAAGAAAATGTCGGAATGTTTGCAGCCGAAAGTGCCGTAGCCATTGCCGAAGCTTTAATAGCAGGAACGCCTTATGACCTTGAAGCGGATATTCAAAAAATGCGTGAAATCAGAGAGCGCGTTCGTCTTGGGCCGTCAACGGGAAGTATCGTTGAAGAAGCAGTTACAAGAGACATTCCCTGGATTCGATTAGGAACAAACTCTTTAGTACAGTTGGGTTATGGTATCAATCAAATGCGCTTTCAGGCAACCATTACCTGCAAAACAAGCAGCATTGCTGTGGATATTGCCTGCAACAAAGAACAAACTAAAAAAATGCTCGACGCTGCGTCAATTCCGGTTGCCAGTGGTGGCATTTGTGTTGATGAAGAAGATTTAGATGAGGTTATCAAAAAAATTGGTTACCCAATTGTTATAAAACCACTCGATGGAAATCACGGAAAAGGTGCGTCTATCAATGTAAAAACAAGAGAAGATGCAGTCGATGGCTTGGCTTATGCCAAAAAATATAGTCATCGTGTTATCGTCGAAAAATTTATAACAGGTTATGACTTTAGAGTTTTAATCATTGATAACAAATTAGTAGCTGCTGCCAAACGAGAACCGGCTCATGTTAAAGGTGACGGAAAGCAAACTATCCAGCAATTAATTGATGAAACCAACAAAGATCCTCGTCGTGGCTACGGACATGAAAATGTCTTAACCCAAATTGATGTCGATAGAGATACCACCGATTTATTAGAAAAATTAAATTACACCTTGGAAACCGTTCCAGGAAAAGGAGAAATAGTATATCTGAAATCAACTGCGAATTTGAGCACTGGCGGAACTTCTATCGATGTCACTGATATGATGCACCCTGAAAACATTTTCCTTTGCGAAAGAATTTCACGTGTCATCGGATTAGACATTTGTGGTGTTGATATCATGGCAGAAAATCTAACCCAACCTTTAAAAGAAAATGGAGGTTGCATTCTTGAAGTGAATGCGGCACCAGGATTCAGAATGCACTTGGCGCCATCAGAAGGATTACCAAGAAACGTTGCTGCTCCGGTTATAGATATGCTTTATCCTCCGGGAAAACCAAGTCGTATTCCGATTATTGCTGTTACCGGAACCAACGGAAAGACTACCACTACCCGACTTTTGGCTCACATTGTAAAAAATAATGGGTATCAGGTTGGATTCACCACATCGGACGGAATATATGTTCAAAACCACATGATGGAAAAAGGTGATACTACAGGACCAATTTCTGCTGAATATATTTTGAAAGATCCAACGGTAGAATTTGCTGTTTTGGAAACGGCTCGTGGTGGAATTCTACGTTCCGGACTTGGTTTTAGCCGTTGTGATATTGCAATTATTACCAACATTCAGGAAGACCATTTGGGCTTGAGTGACATTCACACTTTAGACGATTTAGCTCGTGTAAAAAGTACGGTTGTAAAGAGCGTTAAGAAAGATGGCTGGGCAATTTTGAATGCCGAAGACGAACAATGCTTGAAGATTGCTAACGAATTAAGCTGCAATATCGCTTACTTCAGTATGGATGAAAATAATCCAAAAGTGAAGCAGTTTTCTAAAGAAGGTAAAATCGTAGCTGTTTATGAAAACGGATATATCACCATCAAAAAAGGAGAATGGAAAATCAGAGTTGAGAAAGCGACGCACGTTCCGTTGACTATGGGCGGAAAAGCCAAGTTTATGATTGCCAATGTTTTGGCTGCAACTTTGGCAAGTTACTTACACGGATTTAAAACCGAAGATATTAGTCTTTCATTGCAAACCTTTATTCCAAGTGCGGCACAAACGCCTGGAAGAATGAATATTTTTGAGTTCAAAAAATTCAAAGTATTGATTGACTTTGCTCATAATCCGGCTGGATATAGAGGTGTTGAAGAATATTTAAGCTCCGTTGAAGCCAGCAAAAAAATTGGAATCATTGCCGGTGTTGGTGACCGTCGTGACGAAGACATCAAAGAATGTGCTACGATTGCGGCACGAATGTTTGATCATATTATCATCCGACAAGAGAAATATTTGCGTGGCAGAACCGAAGAGGAAATCATTGGTTTGATTATGGAAGGAATAAATGACAGCGGTAGAACTGTTACCCATGAAATTATTCCTAAAGAAGTGGAAGCGATTAAACACGCTATCAATAACGCACAGGAAGGCACTTTTATTACAGCCTTGAGCGATGTAGTAACCAATGCCATCAGCATTGTCCAGGAATATTTGGATAAGGAAAGTGAAGATGGGAATTTTTGAAAAATAATTCTCTGAAAATAAAATAATTTAAACACCTGATTCGTTTCAAACGGTTCAGGTGTTTTTTATATAATTTCTTGTAAAATTTACAGGATTACCATTTTAAAACGCATTGGCACGTTTCTTGAAATTTGCTTCATACACATTTAAACTGAGTATAAACTTAAATTTTGCAATCATGAAAACTATAACAAAAATAACATCCATTGTTGCTTTTTTATTTCTGATAATTCCTGAAGTAACTTCAGCTCAAGGTCCGCCACCATGGGCTCCAGCTCATGGATACCGAGCCAAAACACGACACGTCTATTTCCCACAATACAATATGTATTATGATATGAACCGTGGCTCATACTTGTATCTTAATGGTGGTCGTTGGTCAGTAAGCGCAACATTACCAAATATTTATGTGGGTGTCAATCTTGGAAGCACTGCACAAATTCAGTTAAACTATATGGGATATGACCCATATCGTTATAACGATGTTCATGTGGTAGAATACAGACAATACTGTAATGAAAGACATTACGACGACGATGATTACCGACATAATCACAAGCATTGGAAAAAACATAAAAAGCACAAAAAATATGATGATTAAAAACAAAACCCTTTCATAGTACTGAAAGGG is part of the Flavobacterium sangjuense genome and harbors:
- the cphA gene encoding cyanophycin synthetase yields the protein MKIDKIQALRGPNIWSVQRKKLIQMRLDLEEMEQFPTNKIDGFRERIEAMFPTMIEHRCSEGVRGGFFSRIERGTWMGHVIEHIALEIQTLAGMETGFGRTRETKTPGIYNVVFSYTEENVGMFAAESAVAIAEALIAGTPYDLEADIQKMREIRERVRLGPSTGSIVEEAVTRDIPWIRLGTNSLVQLGYGINQMRFQATITCKTSSIAVDIACNKEQTKKMLDAASIPVASGGICVDEEDLDEVIKKIGYPIVIKPLDGNHGKGASINVKTREDAVDGLAYAKKYSHRVIVEKFITGYDFRVLIIDNKLVAAAKREPAHVKGDGKQTIQQLIDETNKDPRRGYGHENVLTQIDVDRDTTDLLEKLNYTLETVPGKGEIVYLKSTANLSTGGTSIDVTDMMHPENIFLCERISRVIGLDICGVDIMAENLTQPLKENGGCILEVNAAPGFRMHLAPSEGLPRNVAAPVIDMLYPPGKPSRIPIIAVTGTNGKTTTTRLLAHIVKNNGYQVGFTTSDGIYVQNHMMEKGDTTGPISAEYILKDPTVEFAVLETARGGILRSGLGFSRCDIAIITNIQEDHLGLSDIHTLDDLARVKSTVVKSVKKDGWAILNAEDEQCLKIANELSCNIAYFSMDENNPKVKQFSKEGKIVAVYENGYITIKKGEWKIRVEKATHVPLTMGGKAKFMIANVLAATLASYLHGFKTEDISLSLQTFIPSAAQTPGRMNIFEFKKFKVLIDFAHNPAGYRGVEEYLSSVEASKKIGIIAGVGDRRDEDIKECATIAARMFDHIIIRQEKYLRGRTEEEIIGLIMEGINDSGRTVTHEIIPKEVEAIKHAINNAQEGTFITALSDVVTNAISIVQEYLDKESEDGNF